One stretch of Cedecea neteri DNA includes these proteins:
- a CDS encoding PLP-dependent aminotransferase family protein, translating into MTLRRIGTSSLTRLLGHWHQASSRSPVYRQLGDGLRLLILDGRLPLDSRLPGERELSGALGVSRTTVASALAQLREEGYLLSRQGSGSVTMLPESSPAVSPLPGNAPVLDLSTAALSAGPEIHRAYSTALTFLPEHLSSTGYDSQGLPELREAIARHYASRGLPTTPDQIMVVNGAVSGLGLVLRLFTGPGDRVVVDHPTYPMALAAIRGASCRPVPVSLPASGWDVEGLAATIAQTSPRLAYLIPDFHNPTGRCMDAATRQRVSEIAARSHTTLVVDETMADLWFDAPPPAPLAAFGSEDSTISLGSAGKSFWGGLRLGWIRASAKTISSLIQIRNTFDLGTPLLEQLAAIQLFNDAALFLPQRREMLRQRCETSFATMQTLFPDWQTSPPEGGLSWWVELPKSLATIFAASAESQGIRIGAGPRFGVEGAFERFLRLPFSLEPKEMQLALQRLQPLWQHLAATRNESLRGMVF; encoded by the coding sequence ATGACGCTGCGCAGAATCGGTACTTCGTCTTTAACACGCCTGCTGGGCCACTGGCACCAGGCGTCATCCCGCTCGCCGGTGTATCGCCAGTTAGGCGACGGGCTGCGGCTGTTGATTCTGGACGGCAGGCTGCCGCTCGACAGCAGGCTGCCGGGTGAAAGAGAGCTTTCGGGCGCGCTGGGCGTAAGCCGCACCACGGTGGCTTCTGCACTGGCACAGCTGCGTGAGGAGGGCTATCTGCTCAGCCGACAGGGTTCTGGCTCGGTTACCATGCTGCCCGAAAGCAGCCCGGCTGTATCTCCGCTGCCCGGCAACGCCCCGGTACTGGATCTTTCCACTGCGGCCCTCAGCGCCGGGCCTGAAATTCACCGGGCCTATTCCACCGCGCTCACTTTCCTGCCGGAACATTTATCCTCTACCGGCTATGACAGTCAGGGTTTGCCGGAGCTGAGAGAAGCCATAGCGCGGCACTATGCGTCCCGAGGCTTACCCACCACGCCCGACCAAATCATGGTGGTAAACGGCGCCGTCAGCGGGCTGGGACTGGTTCTGCGGCTATTTACTGGCCCAGGCGATCGCGTGGTGGTCGATCACCCCACTTACCCGATGGCGCTGGCGGCTATTCGCGGAGCATCCTGCCGTCCTGTTCCCGTCAGCCTGCCCGCAAGCGGCTGGGATGTTGAAGGCCTGGCGGCAACCATCGCGCAAACCTCGCCGCGGCTGGCTTACTTAATTCCAGATTTTCATAACCCCACCGGCCGCTGTATGGACGCCGCCACGCGCCAAAGGGTGAGCGAGATTGCCGCCCGCAGCCATACAACGCTGGTTGTGGATGAGACTATGGCTGACCTCTGGTTTGATGCACCACCGCCTGCTCCGCTGGCCGCCTTTGGCTCCGAAGATAGCACCATCTCACTCGGGTCAGCCGGAAAAAGCTTCTGGGGCGGGCTGCGCCTGGGCTGGATTAGAGCCTCGGCTAAAACCATCAGTTCGCTGATACAAATCCGCAATACCTTTGATTTGGGTACGCCGCTGCTGGAGCAACTGGCCGCCATTCAACTCTTCAACGATGCGGCGCTTTTTCTGCCTCAACGCAGAGAAATGCTCCGCCAGCGCTGTGAGACGAGCTTCGCCACGATGCAAACGCTGTTCCCTGACTGGCAAACATCGCCCCCGGAAGGCGGATTGTCGTGGTGGGTGGAACTGCCGAAGTCGCTGGCCACGATTTTTGCCGCCTCGGCAGAAAGTCAGGGGATTCGCATCGGCGCCGGGCCCCGGTTTGGCGTTGAGGGAGCCTTTGAACGATTTTTACGCCTGCCCTTTAGCCTTGAGCCCAAAGAGATGCAGCTTGCTCTCCAGCGGCTGCAACCGTTGTGGCAGCACCTGGCGGCAACGAGAAATGAAAGTCTGAGGGGAATGGTATTTTAG
- a CDS encoding YbaY family lipoprotein, protein MKLVPMLSALAIAVAVAGCAHKSADVPTPAPSASAGAASAQQADIALPNVSGTVWIRQRVALPPDAVLTVTVSDASLADAPSKVIAQKVVRTEGKQAPFSFVIPFNPSDIQPKARILLSAAITVNDKLMFITDTFQPIINEGGTKADLTLVPVQNTAIPLQQSGGAASTVPSTSPTQVTPSSAVPAPTTY, encoded by the coding sequence ATGAAACTTGTGCCTATGTTAAGTGCTTTGGCTATCGCGGTTGCTGTTGCAGGTTGTGCACACAAAAGTGCTGATGTCCCAACGCCTGCGCCGAGCGCCTCCGCCGGGGCCGCATCTGCTCAGCAGGCCGACATCGCATTGCCTAACGTATCCGGTACGGTATGGATCCGTCAGCGGGTTGCTCTGCCGCCGGACGCGGTGCTTACTGTGACCGTCTCCGACGCTTCACTGGCCGATGCGCCGTCTAAAGTGATTGCGCAAAAAGTGGTGCGTACCGAAGGCAAACAGGCGCCTTTCAGCTTCGTGATACCGTTCAATCCGTCTGATATTCAGCCGAAGGCACGCATCCTGCTGAGCGCAGCAATTACCGTTAACGATAAGCTGATGTTTATCACCGATACCTTCCAGCCGATCATCAATGAAGGCGGGACGAAGGCGGATCTGACGCTGGTGCCGGTACAGAATACCGCTATCCCGCTTCAGCAGAGCGGTGGGGCGGCAAGCACCGTGCCGTCAACCTCGCCAACTCAGGTAACGCCATCATCGGCGGTGCCTGCGCCAACGACTTACTAA
- a CDS encoding MGMT family protein, with protein sequence MDNHDSFPQRVYQIVAAIPEGYVTTYGEIAALAGSPRAARQVGGVLKRLPEGSRLPWHRVVNRQGVISLTGPDLQRQRQALLSEGVMVSGDGHIDMLRYRWKY encoded by the coding sequence ATGGATAATCACGATTCCTTCCCGCAGCGGGTTTACCAAATTGTTGCCGCTATTCCCGAAGGTTACGTCACGACCTATGGCGAAATTGCAGCGCTTGCCGGGTCACCGAGGGCCGCTCGCCAGGTTGGAGGCGTGCTTAAGCGCCTGCCGGAAGGCAGCCGTTTGCCGTGGCATCGAGTAGTGAATCGACAAGGTGTTATCTCGTTAACCGGCCCGGATCTCCAGCGTCAGCGTCAGGCGCTGCTTTCAGAAGGCGTGATGGTGTCAGGGGATGGGCATATCGATATGCTGCGTTACCGCTGGAAATATTAA
- a CDS encoding YczE/YyaS/YitT family protein, which produces MARRLLQLYTGLVFYGVSTAMFVRADLGADPWNVFHLGVARLLSLNLGLVMIIVGALVLLLWIPLRQRPGLGTISNVIVLGLAADATLALMPPLESLVARSFLLAGALVVNALATGMYIGAGFGAGPRDGLMTGINARTGWSVRSVRTAIEVTVLLSGWLMGGSFGVGTVLYALAIGPLIQLCLPWFRVKPLNKSGSAAPEPIS; this is translated from the coding sequence ATGGCTCGCCGTCTGCTGCAGCTCTATACCGGCCTGGTCTTTTACGGTGTTTCAACCGCGATGTTTGTTCGCGCAGATTTGGGGGCCGATCCGTGGAACGTCTTCCATCTCGGCGTGGCGAGGCTGCTTTCGTTAAATCTGGGCCTGGTGATGATAATCGTTGGCGCGCTGGTGCTGCTGCTATGGATCCCGCTGCGTCAGCGTCCGGGGCTGGGCACCATCAGCAACGTGATTGTTTTAGGGCTGGCGGCGGATGCCACGCTGGCGTTAATGCCGCCGCTGGAATCGCTTGTGGCTCGTTCGTTTTTGCTGGCAGGCGCTTTGGTCGTGAATGCGCTGGCGACCGGAATGTACATTGGCGCAGGTTTTGGCGCCGGGCCACGAGACGGCCTGATGACCGGGATTAATGCCAGAACAGGCTGGTCCGTGCGCAGCGTGCGTACCGCCATCGAGGTGACCGTGCTGCTCTCCGGCTGGCTGATGGGCGGCAGTTTTGGCGTGGGCACCGTGCTTTATGCTCTGGCTATCGGGCCGCTGATCCAGCTTTGCCTGCCGTGGTTTCGCGTTAAGCCGTTGAATAAATCGGGGTCTGCAGCACCCGAGCCGATATCGTGA
- a CDS encoding DMT family transporter: protein MTREIRTGSLQMIAAMLISGTIGALVVFSRQPIANVVFWRCVFATITLFILSMLSGNWRSHLNRKVVLIAALGGVALVVNWLLLFAAYSRTSIGLATVLYNTQPLMLVGMGVFILKEKVSRSRWLWLAASFAGMLLVLSSGLSHDGNSGWLLGIVMALGAAFFYALTALITRQLKGVPPQQIALVQVAIGTLLLLPLVDFQQHMTFTHWGIVAMLGIVHTGIMYQLLYGAIQKLPTSITASLSFIYPIVAVIVDRFVFNHSLSPIQFIGGAMILLAAAGINLGWGEKRRTKTVLAKG, encoded by the coding sequence ATGACTCGTGAGATAAGAACCGGCAGCCTGCAAATGATTGCGGCGATGCTCATCTCCGGCACCATCGGCGCACTGGTGGTGTTTTCTCGGCAGCCTATTGCCAACGTCGTTTTCTGGCGCTGCGTTTTCGCAACTATCACGCTGTTTATTTTGAGCATGCTTAGCGGTAACTGGCGCAGCCATCTGAATCGCAAAGTTGTTTTGATCGCCGCCCTCGGCGGCGTGGCGCTGGTCGTGAACTGGCTGCTGCTGTTCGCCGCCTATTCACGAACGTCCATCGGGCTAGCCACGGTGCTCTACAATACGCAGCCGCTGATGCTGGTCGGGATGGGCGTTTTTATTCTGAAAGAGAAAGTCAGCCGCAGCAGGTGGCTCTGGCTGGCTGCATCGTTTGCCGGCATGCTGCTGGTGCTGTCTAGCGGGCTGAGCCATGACGGTAATAGCGGCTGGCTGCTGGGCATTGTGATGGCACTGGGTGCCGCGTTCTTTTATGCCCTGACGGCGCTTATCACCCGCCAGCTGAAAGGCGTGCCTCCGCAGCAAATTGCCCTCGTTCAGGTAGCCATTGGCACGCTTCTGCTGCTACCGCTGGTGGATTTCCAGCAGCACATGACGTTCACGCATTGGGGAATCGTGGCCATGCTGGGCATCGTTCATACCGGCATTATGTACCAGCTGCTGTACGGCGCGATTCAGAAGCTGCCAACGTCGATTACCGCCTCACTCTCGTTTATCTACCCGATTGTGGCGGTGATAGTGGATCGCTTTGTCTTTAATCACAGCCTGAGCCCGATTCAGTTTATCGGCGGCGCAATGATTCTGCTGGCGGCAGCGGGGATCAATCTGGGTTGGGGAGAAAAACGCAGGACTAAAACGGTGCTGGCGAAGGGGTAA
- a CDS encoding GNAT family N-acetyltransferase, giving the protein MQHEIVSKPALNWNSFQLAEILTHCFEQYVVPFRLDGETFGWRFVSEDLFPGDSLVWLDRGEPKAMALVTRRGQTCRLAAFAIRPELRGQGLGKIFIQQLIDEARARGDKQFFLEVILGNEGGLALYERMGFVRQKTLVGFHSSGVPEGEADGELAEVDPLQMTRRMMASNDAPLPWLCAAETLYKLPGKAFVLDDVAYAMVIPGEIPKLRGLFVEPHARRKGKAKKLLALLQHRFPGVVTIPSLPEAVAPLFLSSGFTQDALQQYEMKLTL; this is encoded by the coding sequence ATGCAGCACGAGATCGTCAGCAAACCGGCGCTTAACTGGAACAGTTTCCAGCTGGCAGAGATATTGACCCACTGCTTTGAACAGTACGTGGTGCCGTTCCGACTTGACGGGGAAACCTTCGGCTGGCGATTCGTCTCTGAAGATCTTTTCCCCGGAGATAGCCTCGTCTGGCTTGACCGCGGGGAGCCTAAAGCCATGGCGCTGGTGACCCGGCGCGGGCAAACCTGTCGCCTTGCCGCGTTTGCCATTCGTCCGGAGCTGCGCGGGCAGGGGTTAGGCAAAATCTTCATTCAGCAACTGATCGACGAAGCGCGGGCTCGTGGCGATAAGCAGTTTTTCCTTGAAGTGATCTTAGGCAACGAGGGCGGACTGGCGCTGTATGAGCGAATGGGCTTTGTGCGCCAGAAAACGCTGGTGGGCTTCCATTCCTCTGGCGTGCCGGAAGGCGAAGCCGACGGGGAGCTGGCAGAAGTCGACCCGCTGCAAATGACTCGTAGAATGATGGCCAGTAACGACGCGCCGCTGCCGTGGCTTTGTGCGGCTGAAACGCTGTATAAGCTGCCCGGTAAGGCCTTTGTGCTGGATGATGTGGCCTATGCGATGGTTATCCCAGGTGAGATACCGAAGTTAAGAGGGCTGTTTGTTGAGCCGCATGCGCGACGGAAAGGGAAGGCCAAAAAACTGCTGGCTTTACTTCAGCATCGGTTCCCTGGAGTAGTGACTATTCCCAGCCTGCCCGAAGCCGTTGCGCCGTTATTTTTAAGCAGCGGTTTTACTCAGGATGCGCTCCAGCAGTACGAAATGAAGCTGACCTTGTAG
- the tesB gene encoding acyl-CoA thioesterase II: MSQALSNLLALLNLEKIEEGLFRGQSEDLGLRQVFGGQVVGQALYAAKETVPEDRLVHSFHSYFLRPGDSQKPIVYDVETLRDGNSFSARRVAAVQNGKPIFYMTASFQAPESGYEHQKEMPPAPKPDGLVSETDIARSLEKFLPPHAKEKFLSEKPLEIRPVVFHNPLKGHVDQPSRQVWIRANGSMPQDLRVHQYLLGYASDFNFLPVALQPHGVGFLEPGMQVATIDHSMWFHRPFDMNDWLLYSVESTSASSARGFVRGEFYTQDGVLVASTVQEGVMRHRG, from the coding sequence ATGAGTCAGGCGCTCAGCAATTTATTGGCGTTACTTAACCTGGAAAAAATTGAAGAGGGACTGTTTCGTGGCCAAAGCGAGGATTTAGGCTTACGCCAGGTATTCGGCGGGCAAGTTGTCGGCCAGGCGCTTTACGCGGCAAAAGAAACCGTGCCGGAAGACCGTCTCGTTCACTCTTTCCACAGCTATTTTTTACGCCCTGGCGACAGCCAAAAACCGATTGTTTATGACGTAGAAACCCTGCGCGACGGCAACAGCTTTAGCGCTCGTCGCGTCGCTGCGGTGCAGAACGGAAAGCCGATCTTTTACATGACCGCGTCATTCCAGGCGCCTGAATCCGGCTATGAGCACCAGAAGGAGATGCCGCCAGCGCCGAAGCCGGACGGCCTGGTGTCTGAAACAGACATCGCCCGCTCTCTGGAGAAATTCCTGCCGCCGCACGCGAAAGAGAAGTTCCTTAGCGAGAAGCCGCTGGAGATCCGCCCGGTGGTCTTCCATAACCCGCTGAAAGGTCACGTCGACCAACCTTCCCGCCAGGTCTGGATCCGCGCTAACGGCAGCATGCCGCAGGATCTGCGTGTGCATCAGTATCTGCTCGGCTATGCGTCAGACTTTAACTTCCTGCCGGTTGCCTTACAGCCGCATGGCGTAGGGTTCCTGGAGCCTGGCATGCAGGTCGCCACCATCGATCACTCTATGTGGTTCCACCGTCCGTTCGACATGAACGACTGGCTGCTTTATAGCGTTGAAAGTACGTCGGCTTCGAGCGCTCGCGGCTTTGTGCGCGGGGAGTTTTATACTCAGGATGGGGTGTTAGTGGCGTCTACGGTTCAGGAAGGCGTCATGCGCCATCGCGGATAG
- a CDS encoding Lrp/AsnC family transcriptional regulator gives MSDYLPDDIDRHILAILAADARISLKVLSGKIGLSSPSTAERVKRLEERGVINGYTMNANLPALGYTLQGLVRMKPLPGMLHKVEKMIQAIPECIECDKITGEDCFIIRLVIRSIEQLDEILDELAEFAQCNTSIVKSTPVKRRLPPL, from the coding sequence ATGAGTGATTACCTTCCTGATGATATCGACAGGCATATTCTGGCTATTCTTGCGGCAGATGCCCGTATCTCTCTGAAAGTATTAAGCGGAAAAATTGGTCTTTCTTCGCCGAGTACCGCAGAACGAGTGAAGCGGCTGGAAGAGCGCGGCGTGATTAACGGCTACACCATGAACGCTAATCTGCCGGCTCTGGGTTACACCCTGCAGGGACTGGTACGTATGAAACCTTTACCGGGCATGTTGCACAAAGTGGAGAAGATGATTCAGGCGATTCCTGAATGCATAGAATGCGACAAAATTACCGGTGAGGATTGCTTCATCATCAGGCTGGTGATTCGCTCTATTGAGCAACTGGATGAAATCCTTGATGAGCTGGCCGAGTTCGCCCAGTGCAATACTTCTATCGTCAAAAGCACGCCGGTAAAGCGAAGGCTGCCGCCTTTGTAA
- a CDS encoding TonB-dependent siderophore receptor: MNNTLSYSLATLVSLGLYGTAFSAAAETAPVENEDTLVVTAAQQTLQAPGVSIITSEELKKHPVARDVSEIIRTMPGVNLTGNSTSGQRGNGRQIDIRGMGPENTLILIDGKPVTSRNSVRLGWRGERDTRGDASWVPPEMIERIEVLRGPAAARYGNGAAGGVVNIITKRSSNEFHGSWNTYFNAPEHKDEGSTKRTNFSLTGPLGDDVSFRLYGNLDKTQADAWDINQGHQSLRTGSYASTLPAGREGVIHKDLNGLIRWEFAPMQALEFETGYSRQGNLYSGDTQNTNSNQLVKDNYGKETNRLYRQNYAVTWTGGWDNGVTTNSWVQYEHTRNSRMNEGLAGGTEGIFANNQFSDIDLSDVLLHSEASIPFDLLVNQNLTLGSEWNQQRMKDGSSNSQSLSEGGAIPGMSSTIRSPYSKAEIFSLFAENNMEITSSTMLTPGLRFDHHSIVGNNWSPSLNLSQELVEDLTLKLGIARAYKAPSLYQTNPNYILYSRGQGCAASAGACYLMGNEDLKAETSVNKEIGLEFKRDGYQAGITWFRNDYRNKIESGYSPVASNSKKTDIYQWGNVPKAVVEGLEGTINLPLTDTVSWNNNLTYMLQSKNKETGDRLSIIPEYTLNSTLSWQVHQDVSLQSTLTWYGKQAPKKYNYKGEPVTGSDTNEVSPYSIIGMSATWDATKNVSLTAGIDNLLDKRHWRAGNAQTTGNATTNAYMYGAGAETYNESGRTYYMSVNTHF, from the coding sequence ATGAACAATACATTATCGTACTCCCTCGCCACGTTGGTGAGTCTGGGCCTCTACGGCACCGCCTTTTCGGCGGCAGCAGAGACGGCACCCGTAGAAAATGAAGACACGCTGGTCGTCACCGCTGCCCAGCAAACGCTGCAGGCACCCGGTGTGTCGATTATCACCTCCGAAGAATTAAAGAAGCACCCTGTCGCGCGTGACGTCTCTGAAATCATTCGTACCATGCCAGGGGTTAACCTTACCGGCAACTCTACCAGCGGGCAGCGCGGCAACGGCCGCCAGATTGATATTCGCGGCATGGGGCCAGAAAACACGCTGATCCTGATTGACGGTAAACCGGTCACCAGCCGTAACTCCGTCCGCCTTGGCTGGCGCGGCGAGCGTGATACCCGAGGCGATGCCTCGTGGGTTCCGCCTGAAATGATCGAGCGTATTGAAGTCCTGCGTGGCCCGGCGGCGGCTCGCTACGGTAACGGCGCGGCGGGCGGCGTGGTGAACATTATTACCAAACGCAGCAGCAACGAGTTCCACGGCAGCTGGAATACCTATTTCAACGCGCCGGAACACAAAGACGAAGGCTCGACAAAACGCACCAACTTCAGCCTGACGGGGCCACTGGGGGATGACGTCAGCTTCCGGCTTTACGGCAACCTGGACAAAACGCAGGCGGATGCCTGGGACATCAACCAGGGACATCAGTCGCTGCGCACCGGATCCTACGCCAGCACGCTTCCTGCCGGCCGCGAAGGGGTTATCCATAAAGACCTGAACGGGCTGATCCGCTGGGAGTTTGCGCCGATGCAGGCGCTGGAGTTTGAAACAGGCTACAGCCGCCAGGGCAACCTCTACTCTGGTGATACACAAAACACCAACAGCAACCAGCTGGTGAAGGATAACTACGGCAAAGAGACTAACCGCCTCTACCGCCAGAACTATGCCGTCACCTGGACCGGCGGCTGGGATAACGGCGTCACCACCAACTCCTGGGTGCAGTACGAACACACCCGCAACTCGCGCATGAACGAAGGCCTGGCGGGTGGCACGGAAGGGATCTTCGCCAATAATCAGTTCTCGGATATCGACCTTAGCGATGTGCTGCTGCACAGCGAAGCGAGCATTCCGTTTGACCTGCTGGTGAACCAAAACCTCACCCTCGGCAGCGAATGGAATCAGCAACGCATGAAGGATGGTTCGTCGAACAGCCAGTCATTGAGCGAAGGCGGTGCGATTCCGGGTATGTCGTCCACCATCCGCAGCCCTTATTCGAAAGCAGAAATCTTCTCCCTGTTCGCCGAGAACAACATGGAGATAACCAGCAGCACTATGCTGACGCCGGGTCTGCGCTTCGATCATCACTCCATCGTGGGGAATAACTGGAGCCCGTCGCTGAACCTTAGCCAGGAGCTGGTGGAAGACCTGACGCTGAAGCTCGGTATTGCCCGCGCCTACAAGGCGCCAAGCCTGTATCAGACTAACCCGAACTACATTCTCTATAGCCGTGGCCAGGGCTGTGCCGCGAGCGCTGGGGCCTGTTACCTGATGGGCAACGAGGATTTGAAAGCCGAAACCAGCGTCAACAAAGAGATTGGGCTGGAGTTCAAGCGCGACGGCTATCAGGCCGGGATCACCTGGTTTAGAAACGACTACCGCAACAAGATCGAATCCGGCTATTCGCCTGTTGCCTCTAACAGCAAGAAAACCGATATCTATCAGTGGGGCAACGTGCCAAAAGCGGTTGTGGAAGGGCTGGAAGGCACCATTAATCTGCCGCTGACGGACACCGTAAGCTGGAACAACAACCTGACTTATATGCTGCAAAGCAAAAATAAGGAAACCGGCGATCGCCTGTCGATCATCCCGGAATACACCCTTAACTCGACGCTGAGCTGGCAGGTTCATCAGGATGTTTCGCTGCAAAGCACCCTGACCTGGTACGGCAAGCAGGCTCCGAAGAAGTACAACTACAAGGGCGAACCGGTTACCGGCAGCGACACCAACGAGGTCAGCCCTTATAGCATCATTGGCATGAGCGCGACCTGGGACGCGACCAAAAACGTCAGCTTAACCGCCGGCATTGATAACCTGCTGGATAAGCGCCACTGGCGCGCGGGTAACGCCCAGACCACCGGGAATGCCACCACCAACGCCTATATGTATGGCGCGGGTGCCGAGACCTACAACGAGTCTGGCCGCACGTATTACATGAGCGTCAATACGCACTTCTAA
- the gdhA gene encoding NADP-specific glutamate dehydrogenase, whose amino-acid sequence MAQALSLEDFLTSVQSRDPHQVEFAQAVREVMSTLWPFLENNPQYRQQALLERLVEPERVIQFRVAWVDDNNQVQVNRAWRVQFNSAIGPFKGGMRFHPSVNLSILKFLGFEQTFKNALTTLPMGGGKGGSDFNPKGKSEGEIMRFCQALMLELYRHLGPDTDVPAGDIGVGGREVGYMAGMMKKLSNNTACVFTGKGLSFGGSLIRPEATGYGLIYFTDAMLQRHGLGFEGMRVAVSGSGNVAQYAIEKAMSLGARVVTASDSNGTVVDEAGFSAEKLARLCEIKASRDGRVADYAHEFGLTYLEGQQPWSVPVDIALPCATQNELDVEAAQTLIANGVKAVAEGANMPTTIAATDLFVEAGVLFAPGKAANAGGVATSGLEMAQNAARLSWKAEKVDIRLHHIMLDIHQACVEYGGEGKQTQYVRGANIAGFVKVADAMLAQGVL is encoded by the coding sequence ATGGCTCAAGCATTATCTCTCGAAGACTTTTTAACCTCAGTACAGTCACGCGACCCGCATCAGGTTGAATTCGCTCAGGCGGTTCGCGAAGTTATGAGCACGCTGTGGCCGTTTCTTGAGAACAATCCGCAGTACCGCCAGCAGGCGCTGCTGGAACGCCTGGTTGAACCCGAACGCGTGATCCAGTTTCGCGTTGCCTGGGTGGATGACAACAATCAGGTGCAGGTTAACCGGGCATGGCGCGTGCAGTTCAACTCGGCGATTGGCCCGTTCAAGGGCGGGATGCGCTTCCACCCTTCCGTTAACCTGTCGATCCTGAAGTTTCTCGGCTTTGAACAGACCTTTAAAAATGCCCTCACCACGCTGCCGATGGGCGGTGGCAAAGGCGGCAGCGACTTTAACCCTAAAGGCAAAAGCGAAGGCGAAATCATGCGTTTTTGCCAGGCGCTGATGCTTGAGCTGTACCGCCATCTGGGCCCGGACACCGACGTTCCGGCGGGCGATATCGGCGTTGGCGGCCGCGAAGTCGGCTACATGGCGGGGATGATGAAAAAACTCTCCAACAACACCGCCTGCGTGTTCACGGGCAAAGGGCTGTCGTTCGGCGGTAGCCTGATTCGCCCGGAAGCGACCGGCTACGGGCTGATTTACTTCACCGACGCCATGCTACAGCGCCACGGCCTGGGCTTCGAGGGCATGCGCGTGGCGGTTTCCGGCTCCGGCAACGTGGCCCAGTATGCGATTGAAAAAGCCATGTCGCTCGGCGCACGCGTGGTCACCGCCTCCGACTCCAACGGCACCGTGGTCGACGAAGCAGGCTTTAGCGCAGAAAAACTGGCGCGCCTGTGCGAAATCAAAGCCAGCCGCGACGGCCGCGTAGCAGATTATGCCCACGAATTTGGCCTCACTTACCTGGAAGGCCAGCAGCCGTGGAGCGTGCCGGTTGATATTGCTCTGCCGTGCGCAACTCAAAACGAGCTGGACGTCGAGGCGGCACAAACGCTCATCGCCAACGGCGTGAAGGCCGTAGCCGAAGGGGCAAATATGCCGACAACGATCGCCGCTACGGATTTGTTTGTGGAAGCCGGCGTGCTGTTTGCGCCGGGCAAAGCGGCAAACGCGGGCGGCGTAGCAACTTCAGGGCTGGAGATGGCGCAGAACGCTGCTCGCCTGAGCTGGAAGGCTGAAAAAGTGGATATTCGCCTGCACCACATCATGCTTGATATTCACCAGGCCTGCGTGGAGTACGGCGGAGAAGGGAAACAAACGCAGTACGTGCGCGGCGCAAACATCGCCGGGTTCGTCAAAGTTGCGGACGCGATGCTGGCTCAGGGCGTGCTGTAA